The Vibrio gallaecicus genome contains a region encoding:
- a CDS encoding conjugal transfer protein TraF: protein MKYSKLFLTLISTFSASSFAMTSFDTRSVGMGSTGAASASYLTSSFHNPALAARYKEGDNFGLILPVIGARVHDRDDMIDKLDHFQDIDDQLQFDPDNDELLDEWRKALKQLDNGNVNVEANLGTVFAIPNRHVSTNFFIKSQIATIARFNVHDDDLHNDDPTDSELLSSGQAVGVAIVDVGFTFADTFTIQEHDFMFGISPKYQRIYGLNYVETLDEFDDDFDVEEDYVEKSTFNIDLGAAYEWGDHAIIGLSAKNILSQELKTKTHFGQKATVLVQPEFVLGISYDKSWYTLTADIDLNAVEHFKEYGYKTQYAKVGAELDAFSWAQLRLGYMHSLTDYADDLATAGLGFKPFGIFGFDLAAQAGADNNYGVSAQLIMHF from the coding sequence ATGAAATACTCTAAACTATTCCTCACGCTAATCAGTACCTTTTCAGCGTCTAGTTTTGCAATGACTTCTTTCGATACCAGAAGTGTTGGCATGGGCAGCACTGGGGCGGCGTCAGCCTCTTATCTTACATCGAGTTTTCATAATCCCGCTTTAGCGGCTCGTTATAAAGAAGGGGATAACTTCGGGTTAATTCTTCCCGTGATAGGGGCAAGAGTTCATGACCGAGATGACATGATAGACAAATTGGATCACTTCCAAGATATTGATGACCAATTACAATTTGACCCTGACAATGACGAGTTATTAGATGAATGGCGTAAAGCATTAAAGCAACTGGATAATGGCAATGTAAATGTAGAAGCCAATTTAGGCACTGTATTCGCCATTCCAAATAGACATGTAAGTACCAACTTCTTCATTAAGTCTCAAATAGCCACCATTGCTCGATTTAATGTGCATGATGATGACTTACACAATGATGACCCTACTGATTCAGAGTTGCTTTCAAGTGGTCAGGCGGTCGGAGTCGCGATTGTTGACGTGGGTTTTACCTTCGCTGATACGTTCACCATTCAAGAGCACGACTTTATGTTTGGTATTTCACCTAAATACCAACGTATCTACGGTCTAAACTACGTTGAAACACTGGATGAGTTTGATGACGACTTTGATGTTGAAGAGGATTACGTAGAGAAGTCTACATTCAACATAGACTTAGGCGCAGCTTATGAGTGGGGAGACCATGCAATCATCGGTTTATCGGCTAAGAATATCCTATCGCAAGAACTGAAAACCAAAACGCATTTCGGACAAAAGGCAACGGTACTTGTTCAACCAGAATTTGTGTTGGGCATCTCATATGATAAATCGTGGTACACCCTAACAGCAGACATAGATTTAAATGCAGTAGAACACTTTAAAGAATACGGCTACAAAACTCAGTATGCGAAGGTGGGGGCTGAATTGGATGCGTTTAGCTGGGCTCAACTTCGTTTAGGCTATATGCACAGTTTAACGGACTATGCAGATGACCTAGCCACAGCAGGCTTAGGTTTCAAACCATTTGGTATTTTTGGCTTCGACTTAGCGGCACAAGCCGGTGCAGACAATAACTACGGTGTATCTGCTCAACTCATCATGCATTTTTAA
- the tyrR gene encoding transcriptional regulator TyrR — protein MRLEVLCEDRLGLTRELLDILASKSIDLRGIEIDIKGIIYLNCPDIDFDTFSELMAEIRRISGVNDVRKIQFMPSERHNTELLALLANLPDPVIAIDLKGSVDMANHAALNLFNKLEEEIIGEPVISFLPTFNFSRWIEGDVNRHREDVVLDGLDYSIEIIPVYLGGDVSEPVLASAVMTIRSSRQQDANAHDSLPEKNNLGFEHFVGISNRHKALISQAKKLAMLDQPLLIEGDTGTGKEMLAKACHNRSNRASFPFLILSCASMPDDVAETELFGHAPGSFNHEQGHKGIFEQANGGTVFLDEIGEMSPHLQIKLLRFLQDGTFRRVGEEEEMHVDVRIIASTRHKLGELADSGSFREDLFYRLNVLTLSIPALKERSNDVGPLLELFTAKYAHQLGMLKPELTEELVVQLGNYQWPGNIRQLDNMVLRALTELDGDTLSIEQFHLPKLEAVASGMASMNIDGSLDEIMKDYESQILEKLYQSFPSSRKLAKRLNVSHTSIANKLRDYGIRKN, from the coding sequence TTGCGTCTTGAAGTATTGTGTGAAGATCGGCTTGGCTTAACGCGTGAGCTGCTCGATATTTTAGCCTCTAAAAGCATTGATTTACGTGGTATAGAAATTGATATTAAAGGCATCATTTATTTAAATTGTCCTGATATTGATTTTGATACCTTCAGTGAGTTGATGGCGGAAATTCGCCGCATTTCAGGTGTCAATGATGTCCGAAAAATTCAGTTTATGCCGAGCGAAAGGCACAATACTGAACTACTTGCACTATTAGCAAACCTTCCTGACCCAGTGATAGCTATTGACCTGAAAGGGTCTGTAGATATGGCAAACCACGCAGCCCTTAATCTATTCAATAAATTAGAAGAAGAAATTATTGGTGAGCCAGTGATTTCGTTTTTACCTACTTTTAATTTTTCACGTTGGATTGAAGGAGATGTTAATCGTCATCGTGAAGATGTGGTGTTAGATGGCCTAGACTACTCTATTGAGATTATTCCGGTTTATCTAGGTGGGGATGTATCTGAGCCAGTACTAGCAAGTGCAGTTATGACGATTCGTTCAAGCCGCCAGCAAGATGCCAATGCCCATGATTCCTTACCTGAAAAAAATAACCTAGGTTTTGAGCACTTTGTTGGTATTTCAAACCGCCATAAAGCTCTTATTAGCCAAGCAAAGAAACTAGCAATGCTTGACCAGCCCCTATTAATTGAAGGTGATACTGGTACTGGCAAAGAAATGCTAGCAAAAGCGTGTCATAACCGTTCCAACCGTGCTTCTTTTCCTTTTTTGATTTTAAGCTGTGCTTCAATGCCTGATGACGTGGCTGAAACCGAATTATTTGGCCATGCACCTGGCTCGTTTAATCATGAGCAAGGGCATAAAGGTATATTTGAGCAGGCTAACGGCGGGACTGTATTCCTAGATGAGATTGGTGAAATGAGCCCTCATCTTCAAATCAAATTACTACGTTTTCTTCAAGATGGCACTTTCCGTCGTGTTGGGGAAGAAGAAGAAATGCATGTTGATGTGCGTATCATAGCTTCAACTCGTCATAAGCTAGGAGAACTGGCTGACTCTGGTTCTTTCCGTGAAGATCTCTTCTATAGATTGAATGTTTTGACTCTATCGATTCCAGCTTTAAAAGAAAGATCAAATGATGTTGGACCGTTACTAGAATTATTTACTGCCAAATATGCGCACCAGTTAGGTATGTTAAAACCAGAGCTAACGGAAGAGTTAGTCGTTCAATTAGGTAACTATCAATGGCCAGGTAATATTAGGCAGCTTGATAACATGGTACTAAGGGCACTGACAGAGCTTGATGGCGATACACTTTCTATTGAACAGTTCCATTTACCTAAGCTTGAAGCCGTTGCTTCAGGGATGGCGAGCATGAATATTGACGGCTCACTAGATGAAATTATGAAAGACTATGAATCTCAGATATTAGAGAAACTTTATCAGTCTTTCCCATCAAGTCGTAAACTCGCAAAGCGCTTAAATGTTTCTCATACTTCTATTGCAAATAAATTGCGTGATTATGGAATTCGTAAAAATTGA
- the rimJ gene encoding ribosomal protein S5-alanine N-acetyltransferase translates to MEDTSTKEKVFKRDGDLILRTAAPGDAEMISQYFITNRQYLKPWEPAREELFFSVEGWSQRLIKLHELHKMGLGYYCVLNNAETNEMLGTVSFSNLSRFPFHACNVGYSLAESAQGHGYMRRGLTLAKDYMFDVQNVHRLMAGYMPRNKRSENVLNHLGFEREGYAKDYLQINGKWEDHILTALVNPNWQDTRIS, encoded by the coding sequence ATTGAAGATACCAGTACTAAAGAAAAAGTATTTAAACGGGATGGCGATTTAATATTACGCACTGCTGCACCTGGTGATGCTGAAATGATCAGCCAATACTTTATTACGAATCGTCAATATCTAAAGCCCTGGGAGCCTGCTAGAGAAGAACTTTTCTTTAGCGTCGAAGGGTGGAGCCAAAGGTTAATTAAATTGCATGAGTTACATAAAATGGGCTTGGGATATTATTGCGTTCTAAACAATGCTGAAACTAATGAAATGTTAGGAACGGTGTCTTTCAGTAACCTCTCCCGCTTTCCTTTTCATGCCTGTAATGTTGGTTATTCTTTGGCTGAAAGTGCACAAGGGCATGGCTATATGCGAAGAGGCTTAACCTTAGCCAAAGACTACATGTTTGATGTTCAGAATGTTCATCGATTGATGGCTGGTTATATGCCACGTAATAAACGCAGTGAAAATGTTTTAAACCACCTTGGCTTTGAACGCGAAGGTTATGCTAAAGATTATTTGCAGATAAATGGTAAATGGGAAGACCATATACTTACTGCCTTGGTTAATCCTAATTGGCAAGATACTCGAATAAGTTAA
- a CDS encoding DUF2947 domain-containing protein has translation MSYTTLDEYQRKWIFTHQSMPLPAEDLEKIKPMTQARAAQFWKENVSPQSPDSERLSTQDWPSKASNWKDEIKWMSCWDSDEPELPEGILEHIDWQDDVTVYFCYEKYNVLETKWSVFKKHWKNFLFYDDGPILLGRRRTETLWFSTKGTVKLGNRT, from the coding sequence ATGTCATATACAACTTTGGATGAATACCAAAGAAAATGGATTTTCACTCACCAATCTATGCCTTTACCAGCTGAAGATTTAGAGAAGATCAAGCCAATGACTCAGGCTCGTGCTGCGCAGTTTTGGAAAGAGAACGTGAGCCCACAAAGCCCAGATTCAGAACGCCTAAGCACACAAGACTGGCCAAGCAAAGCTTCCAATTGGAAAGACGAAATCAAGTGGATGAGCTGTTGGGATTCCGATGAACCAGAGCTTCCAGAAGGTATTTTGGAACATATTGACTGGCAAGATGATGTAACGGTTTACTTCTGTTACGAGAAATACAATGTGCTAGAGACCAAATGGTCAGTATTTAAAAAGCATTGGAAGAACTTTTTGTTTTACGATGATGGACCTATCCTGCTTGGTCGACGTCGTACAGAAACGCTATGGTTTTCTACCAAAGGTACAGTTAAGTTAGGTAACAGAACCTAG